Proteins co-encoded in one Chaetodon auriga isolate fChaAug3 chromosome 9, fChaAug3.hap1, whole genome shotgun sequence genomic window:
- the LOC143326048 gene encoding uncharacterized protein LOC143326048 isoform X2 codes for MKLHRLSCNGTPTQELEREQEGGRSEENDRETAPVSDSVPVRPGTSAESAVVPAVIDEDLDHKETDNEWKLIKEPAQAAKVFKENLLREHASGKPLRMKMNVRESEEDRERELLSFYKQPQEWACPLHCTLLGDVAVGEGVMRYFMTTIISKLQFGFSLDLGGMGRTLLFEGEPDHLVPAASEVLIESDLFRVAGRMLAHSMTAPMSQD; via the exons ATGAAGCTGCACAGATTGAGCTGCAATGG GACACCCACACAGGAATtggagagagaacaagagggaGGCCGAAGTGAAGAAAATGATAGAGAGACAGCCCCAGTCAGTGACAGTGTTCCAGTGAGGCCTGGAACATCAGCTGAGAGTGCAGTTGTACCAGCAGTGATTGACGAGGACTTGGatcacaaagaaacagacaatg AATGGAAGCTTATTAAAGAACCAGCTCAAGCTGCCAAAGTTTTCAAAGAGAATCTGCTAAGGGAACATGCATCTGGGAAACCactgagaatgaaaatgaatgtaaggGAGTCTGAAGAGGACAGGGAACGGGAACTTCTCTCATTCTACAAACAGCCGCAAGAATGGGCATGTCCACTTCACTGTACTCTTCTTG GTGATGTTGCTGTCGGAGAGGGAGTGATGCGGTACTTTATGACAACAATAATATCCAAACTGCAGTTTGGATTCAGTCTAGATCTTG GAGGAATGGGCCGAACACTGCTTTTTGAGGGTGAACCTGACCATCTTGttccagcagcatcagaggtGCTCATTGAAAGTGACCTCTTCCGGGTTGCAGGAAGGATGTTGGCCCACAGCATGACGGCCCCCATGTCACAGGATTAA